A genomic window from Scomber scombrus chromosome 18, fScoSco1.1, whole genome shotgun sequence includes:
- the LOC133999799 gene encoding uncharacterized protein LOC133999799, which translates to MSSTKICSAFDIVMVLCVTSLVVAGPGELTPSETPARQQGVSVLFYVAHQGQLRDIQFNPIIFNHVLVNKGSGYKNDTGIFTVPVGGIYQFVFTAQLCRGEHNNQWYFKVNGQEKMLCHAQISRGETTLNTCYMMEELIEGDKVWVMQGMGGCAWASSTSRTITFSGILLASNGASNLGGEYVPSTSLPLPINETTSSSAGPSATLSSMTVALLLWFPLLD; encoded by the exons ATGAGCTCCACGAAG ATATGTTCAGCTTTCGATATTGTGATGGTGTTGTGTGTAACCAGTTTGGTTGTAGCTGGGCCGGGGGAATTG ACCCCCAGTGAGACACCAGCCAGACAACAGG GTGTCAGTGTACTTTTTTACGTCGCCCACCAGGGCCAGCTGAGAGATATCCAGTTCAACCCAATCATCTTTAACCATGTTTTGGTGAACAAGGGCTCTGGCTACAAAAATGACACGGGTATTTTCACTGTGCCAGTTGGTGGTATCTACCAGTTTGTGTTTACTGCTCAGCTCTGCAGAGGAGAACACAACAACCAATGGTACTTCAAAGTCAACGGGCAAGAAAAGATGTTGTGCCACGCTCAG ATATCTCGTGGTGAGACCACCCTCAACACCTGTTacatgatggaggagctgatagaagGTGACAAGGTGTGGGTAATGCAGGGCATGGGGGGTTGTGCCTGGGCCAGCTCCACCTCCAGAACCATCACCTTCTCCGGCATATTGTTGGCAAGTAATGGTGCGTCCAATCTGGGAGGGGAGTACGTCCCTAGCACCTCCCTTCCGCTGCCCATCAACGAGACAACGTCCAGCTCTGCAGGCCCGAGTGCTACTTTGTCCAGCATGACTGTTGCCCTGCTGCTCTGGTTTCCACTTCTGGATTAA